The Flavobacterium johnsoniae genomic sequence GTGATTCGTGTGGAAGACAGCGGCAGAAAAGGAATTGAAGATGTTCGAAATCTTCTGATTGCAACGCCGTCTGGAATGCAAATTCCGCTTTATCAAGTAGCAAATGTTGAAGAAGTTGAAGGTCCGAATCAGATTCAGCGTGAAAATGCAAAAAGAAGAATTATTGTCGGATTTAATGTTCGAGGAAGAGACGTTCAGTCGATTGTAGAAGAATTGCAGCAAAAAGTAAATCAGCAGATTAAATTTGATCCGGGTTATTACATTACTTATGGAGGTGCTTTTGAAAATCTTCAGCAAGCAAAAGCGAGATTGGGAGTTGCTGTTCCAGCGGCTTTATTAATGATTTTTGCTTTATTGTATTTTGCTTTCCGATCTTTTAAAGAAGGAATTATCATTTTTACGGCAATTCCGTTATCTGCAATTGGAGGCGTATTTGCTTTAGGATTAAGAGATATGCCTTTTAGTATTTCTGCCGGAGTTGGATTTATTGCCCTTTTTGGAGTAGCAGTATTAAACGGAATTGTTTTAATATCCGAGTTTAATCGAATTCAAAAACAAGGAGAAATTACAGATCCTTTTCAAATCATTTTATTAGGAACTAAAAACAGATTGCGTCCCGTTTTAATGACCGCAGCTGTGGCTTCTTTAGGATTTCTTCCGATGGCTTTAAGTAATGGAGCAGGAGCAGAAGTGCAGCGTCCGTTGGCAACTGTAGTTATTGGCGGATTGGTTACGGCGACACTTTTAACGCTTTTTGTACTTCCAGCCATTTATTTAATGACCTATCACGCTAAAGGCTTTTCTAAAAAAAGAAAAAAACACATGAATAATCTAACCATTTTATTGAGCATTCTTTTTATTGGGAATGTAGCAAAAGCACAGGAATTACCAATTTCGCTTGACGAATCAATTTCTATCGCCATTCAAAATAATAGAATTGTTAAGTCGGCAAAGTTGAATGAACAATCTAAAAGTTATTTACAAAAATCGGCTTACAATATTCCGCAAACGCAGATAGATGCCGATTATGGACAATTTAATAGTATTAAGAACGATACAAGATTCGGAATCAGTCAGACTTTTGCTTTTCCTACCGTTTACAGCAATCAGAAAAAAGCTTTGAAAGCCGATTTCAACAAAGCAAAAACAGAAGTGCAATTGACATCACAAGAAATTAAAACTCGTGTTCGAAATATTTATTACGATTATTTGTGGTTGAATAGCAAAAAAGAACTTTTGGTTTATGCCGATTCTATTTACAGAATTATGGAGAAAAAATCGGATTTGAGATTTAAAGCTGGAGAAGCCAATGTTTTAGAAAAAAGTGCTTCGCAATCTGCCAGACAATTTTATAGTAATCAATTGCTTATGGTAAACAGAGATATTGAAATTGCTATAAATTCATTTAATGCTATTCTTCAAGATAAAGTTGAGTATAGTCCGAAAAAAGAAAAACTGAAAGCAGTTTTAAATCATTCTTCAATAGAAAATCTTAAAACAGAAAGCCTTCCATCTGTTCAGCGTTCACAATTTGAATCGGAAGCTGCAAAATGGAGATGGAAAACGGAAAGTGCCAAAATGCTTCCTGAAATTACTTTAGGATATAATAATCTAAGTATTATTGGAAATCAGACCAATGCTTCGGGTCAAGAGGTTTATTACGGAAGCAGACAAAGATTTAATTATGTAAATGCTGGACTTTCAATTCCTGTATTTTTCGCAAGTCAGTCGGAAAGAAAAAGAGCAGCAAAAGCAGAATATGAAAGTTTTGTAGAACTTTCTGAAGCCGCTAAAATTGAAGTGAAAACCAATATCGAAAACGCCGATAGAGAACTAAAAAAATATCAAGAAAGTTTGGAGTATTATGAGAAAGACGGTTTAAAAAATGCTCAAACTATTATTGAAGCTTCTAGCAGTCAGTTGCAAAATGGAGATATTGATTATCTGCAATGGGTTTTGGTAGTTAACCAAGCTATTACGATAAAAAGTGAATATCTAGACGCATTAAATGCTTACAATAAAGCAGTTATAACACTGCAAAATCTTAATAATATCTAAAATGAAAAAATATATTGGAGCGTTTTTAAGCGCTATTTTCTTGATTTCTTGCGGAAATAAGAAAAATGAAGAGAACAAAAATACTGAGGTCAAAAATATCAATATCATTAAATTAAGCGCTGAACAGATTAAAAATGCTGATTTACAATCGGGTAATCCAACGGTGAAAAATGTAAAGGAGATTTTACAGCTTAATGGAACGGTTACAGTTCCGCCAAAAAGTGTAATCAGTATTAGTATTCCGTTAGGAGGTTATGTAAAAAGCACCAATTTGATTGCCGGAATGAATGTGCAAAAAGGAGAAGTTTTAGCTGTTTTGGAAGATATGCAGTTTATCGAATTGCAGCAAAATTATCTAATGGCAAAAGAAAAGTTCGATTTGGCTCAAAATGAACATAAAAGGCAAAAAGAATTGAATGCAAATAAAGCGGCGAGCGATAAAGTTTTGGAACAAATTACGACCGAAATGAGAACACAACGCATTACAATGTCTTCATTAGAACAAAAATTAAATTTATTAGGAATTAATGCTAAAACGTTGAATGTTGGAAACATTAGCAAAACAATAAAAGTAGTTTCTCCAATAAATGGCTTGGTTTCTAAAGTGAATGTCAATATCGGAAAATACGTAAATCCGACCGATATGCTTTTTGAATTGATTGATAAAAAAGATATCGTTTTGACTCTAAATGCGTTCGAAAAAGATGTCGCTTCACTTTCTATCGGACAAACTGTTGTGGCGTTTACAAATACTTCGGAAAACAAAAAATATGCGGCTAAAATTGCTTTTATAAATCAAAGTTTGAACGGAGATAGAGCCGCAGAAATTATTTGTCATGTAAATGCTTATAATCCTGCACTTTTGCCTGGTCTTTTTATAAATGCTGAGGTTGAAGTTGAAAATCAAAAAGCATTGACAGTTCCTGAAGATGCTGTGGTGCGTTGGCAAGGTAAATTTTACGTATTCACAGATATTGGAAACAACCAATTTCAGATGACTGAAGTAAAATCTGGAGTTAAAAATGAAGGGTTTTCACAAATTAGTTCCGATGCGATTTCTAGTTCTTCAAAAGTAATTGTAAAGAATGCTTATACGCTTTTAATGTCGGCGATGAATAATGATGAGCAATAGTTATAATTAGAAATAAGCTTTCATAAATAATGAAAAACCCAGTAAATTTAGTTTTACTGGGTTTTATTTTGCTAATCTTTTATTCCTTTGAGCCAATCTTTAAAACGGTTAAATTGCTCGCCAATAAAAGATTCATGATCATCTTTATCTTCTTCAATTGGCGGTAAAATATGTTCAAAATATGTTCCTCTTAAGACTTTATGTAGAATACCTTCTCCTAAAAATGCTTTTCCATCATTTAATGTTCTCACAGCTTTTAAAAGATGTCGAATGTCATATTGCAACGGATTAATATCTGGAACTTGTTTGTTCAAATTCAATAATTTGTACACTGCAATTCTAGCCGTTCTAATCGAACTTTCCATAGTAAAAACAACATCATTATTGGTTTCAACAAATTGTCCTATTAATCCAAGATTTTTGCATCCTTCTGGCACAACGCGTGGACGATCGCCTTTTGCTCTTGGCATAAACATCGAAGTGATATAAGGCATGAAAGCGGTTCTTACAATTGTGTTTTCCAGTATATTATCAAGTTTGTCTAGAATTCCTAAATGAAAAGATAATTCGGTCAAAATCTCATCTCCGGTGCATTCTGGCATTACTTTTTTAATGTAATTTCCAGGTTTGTCCATAAACAATGCGTAAACCCAAAGCACCAAAATATCATCTGGCTGATCTGGAAAATGAGGCTGTCTGTTGCAAGTAAAACTCATTAGCCAATTAGAATCTGTTATGGTGATGATTCCGCCCGTAACTGTTTTTCCAGAATACGGATCGTTTACAGAGTATTCTTTTAGTTTTTCTACAAAAGCAGAAGGTTTGCAAGTCAATGTAACCGATTCCCAAGAAGATTTTTCAATATTTGTGCAGAACTTTTCTGGTTTTCCAAAAATGGGTGATTTGGCGGCAAGGTTTTTCCATAACATCCATCCCGCACTTTTTCCGCTTGTTGAGTTATCGATACCGATAATTGGAGCAGTTTTATTATCTCCATAAAAAGTATCTTCGGTCATTGAGCCTGTTGTCACGATTACAAAATCATCTTTTCCAACTGGATTTCTGGTTTCTTTTCCTTCATGTTCCGTTATAATTCCTTCAACAATTTTTCCTTCAGTATTACTTTGAATCACTAAATCTTTGATAAGGGTATGAAATTTAATATTAACACCTTTTTCTTCAAGGAATTTTCGAAGTGGCGTAACAAAAGTATCGTACTGATTATATTTCGGAAACACCAAAGACGAAAGATCATTTAACCCGTCAATTGCGTGAAGAAACCGATGCATATAAAGTTTTAATTCTAACAAACTATGCCAGTTTTCAAAAGCGAACATCGTTCTCCAGAAAGTCCAAAAGTTGCTTTCTAAAAATGATTCGCTAAAATAATCTTCAATAGTCAAGTCGTCCAATTCTTCTTTTCTTTTCAGCAGAAGTTTTACAATCGCCAATTGGTCTTTTTTGTTTAGACCAAATTTGCTAAAATCTTTAATTTCACCATTTTTATGAATTAATCTTGCTTTCGAATAATTCGAATCATTATCATTTATTAAACGATATTCATCTAGAACTGTGTAAGGTGGAGGCATTTCTAAAGCTGGAATATCTTGAAAAATATCCCAAAGATTTTCGTAAGTCATATCCATTTCACGGCCGCCACGAATCATATAGCCATCTTTCGGATTTCCAGAACCATCTAAAGAACCTCCATCGATGTGAAGTTGTTCTAAAAAAGTAATGTTTTTCGCCGGAATTCTTCCGTCTCGAATAAAATAATAAGCAGCAGCCATTCCAGCAATTCCGCTTCCTACAATATAGATTTTACTGTTTTCGTGAGATTTGAGCGGAATTCCGATATTACGCTGGTAATTTCCAATCTGATCTGAAAACGGCATCGATTTTTCTGGGGTGTTCAATTGCGTTTCAGTACTCGAATCTGGTTCGTGATTAACATTTCCGTAGGTCGTAGAATTGTTGAGAACTTTGTCAAATTTTGATGTAATATTCTTCATTTTCTAAGCTTTAGATGTTTGTTAAACTAAATTAAGCCTAAATTTTGAAAGATAATTCTTTTATTTTTGAGAATAAATTCGTATAAATAACTGATTGTTAATTATATATGTTTTGTTTGGTATTTTATCAGTCTTTATTGATTTCAATTACATCATTTCCTGCAATGGCGTAAATTGTGTCTTGTGGACTAGGTTTAAGAAAATATTTTCCTGTAAACTCGCCAAATGCGGGAAGTATTATTTGGTTTGGTTTGCAAAAGAAACATTTAAGTTTTAAAGTCTGCAAACCCAAGCCACGTAAGACAATTCCGGGATGAATATGCCCTGAAAAATTAAATAAATCTTCTTTTTCTGTAGGATGGTGTGTGAAAAAGAAGTTGTCAATTTCTAAAAGTTCTGTTACGATTACGCCGATTTTTTTATAATGACTTTCATCAATAATGTCGTGATTTCCAGTAATTAAATAAGTTTCTTGTTTGTGATTAGAAAGCCATTCTTCAAAAATATTCCATTCTGTATTTTTAGTGCTGTGAAATAAATCTCCCAAAAAAATGATTTTTTCGGGAAGAAAATAATCCAAAACAAGAGTGATTTTTCTAAAATTTTCTGAAATGGCATTTTGCGGAATTGCAATTCCATGTTTTCTAAAATGAGTAATTTTTCCTAAATGAACATCAGAAATAATTACTGTTTTTTTTCTTTCCCAAAAAACGGCTCCGCTTGGATGTAATATAAAAGTATCGTTGTTGATTTGAATTTTCATAAACTATCATTTCATGTAAGAAGCCGTCATTTTCTGAATTCTT encodes the following:
- a CDS encoding efflux RND transporter periplasmic adaptor subunit, with product MKKYIGAFLSAIFLISCGNKKNEENKNTEVKNINIIKLSAEQIKNADLQSGNPTVKNVKEILQLNGTVTVPPKSVISISIPLGGYVKSTNLIAGMNVQKGEVLAVLEDMQFIELQQNYLMAKEKFDLAQNEHKRQKELNANKAASDKVLEQITTEMRTQRITMSSLEQKLNLLGINAKTLNVGNISKTIKVVSPINGLVSKVNVNIGKYVNPTDMLFELIDKKDIVLTLNAFEKDVASLSIGQTVVAFTNTSENKKYAAKIAFINQSLNGDRAAEIICHVNAYNPALLPGLFINAEVEVENQKALTVPEDAVVRWQGKFYVFTDIGNNQFQMTEVKSGVKNEGFSQISSDAISSSSKVIVKNAYTLLMSAMNNDEQ
- a CDS encoding oleate hydratase, whose product is MKNITSKFDKVLNNSTTYGNVNHEPDSSTETQLNTPEKSMPFSDQIGNYQRNIGIPLKSHENSKIYIVGSGIAGMAAAYYFIRDGRIPAKNITFLEQLHIDGGSLDGSGNPKDGYMIRGGREMDMTYENLWDIFQDIPALEMPPPYTVLDEYRLINDNDSNYSKARLIHKNGEIKDFSKFGLNKKDQLAIVKLLLKRKEELDDLTIEDYFSESFLESNFWTFWRTMFAFENWHSLLELKLYMHRFLHAIDGLNDLSSLVFPKYNQYDTFVTPLRKFLEEKGVNIKFHTLIKDLVIQSNTEGKIVEGIITEHEGKETRNPVGKDDFVIVTTGSMTEDTFYGDNKTAPIIGIDNSTSGKSAGWMLWKNLAAKSPIFGKPEKFCTNIEKSSWESVTLTCKPSAFVEKLKEYSVNDPYSGKTVTGGIITITDSNWLMSFTCNRQPHFPDQPDDILVLWVYALFMDKPGNYIKKVMPECTGDEILTELSFHLGILDKLDNILENTIVRTAFMPYITSMFMPRAKGDRPRVVPEGCKNLGLIGQFVETNNDVVFTMESSIRTARIAVYKLLNLNKQVPDINPLQYDIRHLLKAVRTLNDGKAFLGEGILHKVLRGTYFEHILPPIEEDKDDHESFIGEQFNRFKDWLKGIKD
- the pdeM gene encoding ligase-associated DNA damage response endonuclease PdeM; the protein is MKIQINNDTFILHPSGAVFWERKKTVIISDVHLGKITHFRKHGIAIPQNAISENFRKITLVLDYFLPEKIIFLGDLFHSTKNTEWNIFEEWLSNHKQETYLITGNHDIIDESHYKKIGVIVTELLEIDNFFFTHHPTEKEDLFNFSGHIHPGIVLRGLGLQTLKLKCFFCKPNQIILPAFGEFTGKYFLKPSPQDTIYAIAGNDVIEINKD